DNA from Acidimicrobiia bacterium:
GAGACCGGCTGGCGACGATCGGTCGATCCCGACCAAGAGCTACGGCGACGAGCGGCCGGGCGGAGGACGAAGGGGTGCTCCCTCGGGACGCGTGCGGAACGCCGAAGACGCAGAAGGGTAAAGCTCCTGGTCAGAGGGTTGCAAAGGACCTCAACCGCCGATGTAGCTCATTTGAAGACAAGGTGCTGGTCGTTCGTCGTTGTCACTCAAAATATACTGTGACCTGGGGAAATAGGAATTACACGCTTGTCATTACTACGCGTCATTTCGCGCCGTATTCCGTCCTCTCGCGGAATATCCGCGGAACGCGAGGAACGAGCCGAGACCGCCTTCCTGTGGGCACATGCGACTCTGCGGATCCGAATGCGTTGATCGACGTGGCAGATCCCGCCACGCTGTACCTACGAGGGCCGACTCATGGCGCAGAGACTGGGCGGCGTGGCCAGGTTTCTAGTCTCCTCTCCGCGAGTCCTCGCTACTCGAACTGAGCCATCAATGACGTCATCCGCAGCCCGGGACGCCGACGATCTCCCCGCCTTGGCCGTTGTGTAACCCGGGGGCGCCGTCCTGTGGGCCGTTGGTGGGGATGGGCCCGATGCCTGGCACTACCGAGTGGTGCACGTTGTAGTGGAACTCGTTGAACGCCTGCTGCAGGCCGGGATCCTCGCAGATCTGCGGGCCGACCGGGACGAGACCATTCGGCGTCGCAATGAAGTGCCTGTGGTCCGGTGGGCTGGTGAGCTCATCCGGTGGGTCCGCGATCGCGCCGCTGGCAAACGCCAGCAGCAAGGTCACCGCGGCTCCGACGACGAAGCTGATCCTGACGCGAGTTCTCATTGTCTGGTCTCTCTCTAACGGTGGTCTTGAAAGTCTCATAAATTCCTCCTGAATCTTTGCTGTTGTGCGGTCGCGCCCCGGACCTTCCCGAGATCGCTCCCTCCATTTCCTGCACCGGCGGGCACAACCGAGACGGCCAACACTCCCATCCTAGCTAGCCCGAATCCGAGGACCGGGCCCGGGACACCATTGATGCTGCGCATGGTGCTCTCGCGGAACCTGTGCGGAACGCCGAAGACGCAGAAGGGTAAAGCCCCTGGTCAGAGGGCTGTGAAGGCGCTCAGCCCCCGATGTAGCTCATCTCGACCTTCGGCAGGGCGATGGTCGCCTCGGAGCGGATCTCGGAGTAGCGGTCGGCCCTCTTCGTCCATACGCCGGCAACGATCGCATCGAGCTCGTCGTCCGAGGCGCCGGCGCGCAGCGGGTCCCGCAGGTCGGTGCCTGCCGTGGCGAACAGGCACGTGTAGAGCTTGCCCTCCGCTGACAGCCGCGCCCTCGTGCAGTCGCCGCAAAACGGCGACGTCACCGAGCTGATGACCCCGATCTCGCCTGCGCCGTCGCGGTAGCGGTACCGGTCTGCGACCTCACCTCGATACGACGGGTCGACCGGATCGAGCGGCCACTTGGAACCGATCGTCTCGATGATCTCCCGGGCGGGAACCACATCGTCGAGGCGCCAGCCGTTCGTGTGGCCGACGTCCATGTACTCGATGAAGCGAAGGATGTGTCCGCTACCTCGGAAGTGGTCTGCCATCCCGACGACGCTCTCCGAGTTGACGCCGCGCTTGACGACCATGTTGACCTTGACGGGAGCCAGGCCGGCGGCCGCCGCTGCGTCGATCCCCTCCAGCACCCGGGATGCCGGGAAACCGACGTCGTTCATCGCCATGAATATCTCGTCGTCGAGCGAGTCGAGGCTCACCGTCACGCGGTCGAGCCCAGCGGCGGCGAGACCGGCGGCGTCTCGGGCGAGCAGCGATCCGTTCGTCGTGAGCGTCAGGTCGCGGATGCTCTCGATCCGGGTGAGCTGGCCGACGAGGTCGGGCAGCCCTCTCCGCATGAGCGGCTCCCCCCCGGTGATGCGCACCTTCTCGACACCGTGCCCGGCGAAGATCCGGGTGAGCCTGGCGATCTCCTCGAATGTGAGCAGCATGTCACGGGCCAGGAACTGGTACTCCCGGTTGAAGACCTCCTTGGGCATGCAGTACGTGCAACGGAAGTTGCATCGGTCCGTGACGGAGATACGAAGGTCACGAACGGGCCTGTCGAGCGTGTCGAGGAGTGGCATCGGCGTCATGGTAGGGATGGGTCGGGTCGTCGAGGACGGTCGCTGGCGGGACCGACGCAGCACGAGCAATCCCCGGCAAGGTGCTGAGATAGCGTGCTGGAGCTCGCCCCTGCGCGACGGCCCGGTGAGCGCCTGTTTCGAGCTCCCGCTGGCTCTTCCTCAGACCCCTCTCAGCGTTGGATGAGCTGGAGCACCTCGGATCGGGTCCGGGCATCCGACTTGAACGTTCCGAGCATGGCGCTGGTCACGGTCGAGGACTCCTGCTTCTGCACGCCGCGCATCATCATGCAGAAGTGGGCGCCTTCGACGACGACGGCGACGCCGTGTGGAGCGAGGATCTCGTCGACCGCCTCGGCGACCTGGTTCGTCATGCGCTCCTGGACCTGCAGCCGCCTGGCGAACAGGTCGACGATGCGCGCCAACTTGGACAGCCCGATGATCTTGCCGTTCGGCAGGTAGGCGACAGCCGCCTTGCCGAAGAACGGCAGCATGTGGTGCTCGCACATCGAGTAGAACTCGATGTCCTTGACGAGCACCATCTCCTCCGCCCCCTCTGCGTCGAAGATCGCACCGTTGACGACGTCCTCGAGGGATGTCGAGTAACCGCTCGTGAGGTAGTCGAGGGCCTTCGCCACCCGCTGCGGCGTCCTGGCGAGACCTTCTCGTTCGGGGTCCTCCCCGAGCTCGAGGAGCTGCTGGTAGACGAGCGACTCGAACTTCGGGGCGTAGACGTCGGTGTGGGTGTCCCAGTCGTCGCCACCCCTGGCGGTGTGCGGAGGGGCGAGCCGCATGTCGGGCACCGGGGTTACACCGCACGTGTCGGCCACCTGCTGGGCCGCGATGGCGGCGAGTGTCGCCCCGGTGGCAGGGTGGGTGAACGTGGGCGCCACGTCTCCTGCGGGTATGGCGACGTAGGCCGCGGTCGTCGCGTCCGGGGCGGGGATCTCCCATCCATCGAGCTCCTCGACGCGATCGGCGTAGTACACGACGTCGAGGTCGATCGTTCGCGGGGCGTTGCGGTCGTCGGTCCTGACACGTCCCAGCGCCCTCTCGAGCTTCTTGAGCTCGTCGCGCAACTCCTTCGGATCGAGTGACGTGCGTGCCAGCACTGCGGCGTTGTAGAAGTCGGGCGATCCGTCGGAGCCGACCGGCGTGCTTCGATAGACCCGGCTCACCTGCTCGACCTCGATGCCACGGTGCCGGCGGAGCAGCCTGATCGCCTCGGCGATGTTCGCCTCGCGCTCGATGTTGGAGCCGAGGGAAATGATGGTCTCGGTCAGGTCGGTCATGGATCACCTCCTCGGGGGGTCAACGCCGACGGTGAATTGTGATTCCCACCGAGCGCGCATTGCGAACCGCGCCCGGCTTCTCCACCTTGACCTCTACGGATGCAACTCTCGAATCGGTTGCGAGGCAGATATCTGCGATCTCCTGGACGAGACGCTCGACGAGCATCGGAGTCCCCCCCTCGACGTGGGCGATGATCGCCTTGGCGACGGTCCTGTAGTTCACGGCGTCGGCGATGTCGTCGCTCTTCGCCGCCGCAGCCGTGTCCACCTCCATGGTCACGTTCACCCTGATCGTCTGGGGCGTGACCCGCTCCGCCGGGTTGATGCCGATGATGCCCGTGATCTCGAGGTCCTCGATGTGGATGCGGTCCATGCTCGTGGAGGGTACCGGCCCCGGCGGCCTGCGATGGAGGCTGCTTTCGTCCCGTCGGTAGTCTCCGGCTCAGTGTCACGCACCACCGACCTCGAAGCCGCCGTCAGAGGCTGGACGGCGGCCGACCCCGATCCCGCGACGCGCGCCGAGTTGGACGGGCTCCTCGAGGCAGGACACTTCGACGAGCTCGCCGACAGGATGGCGGGGACACTCGAGTTCGGTACCGCCGGTTTGCGCGGAAGGGTCGAGGCGGGCTCGAACAGGATGAACCGGGCCGTTGTCATCACTGCGACCAGGGGCCTCGCCAGGTATCTGCTGGACCGCAGGGACGAGCCGCTCGTCGTGGTCGGGCGCGACGCCAGGCTGTCGAGCGAGCGCTTCATGACGGACACGGTCGGCGTCCTGGCAGCCGCCGGGGTCAGGGTGCGCTACTTCCCCGAACCCGTGCCGACCCCCATCGTCGCATTCGCCGCCAAGCTGTTGGGAGCGGAGGCGGCCGTCGTCATCACCGCCAGTCACAACCCGCCGCAGGACAACGGCTACAAGGTCTACGACGCCAACTTCGCCCAGATCGTGCCGCCGGTCGACTCCGACATCGCAGCCGCCATCGCATCGGTGGGCGCCGCGTCGGACGTCCCCAGCATCCGCGACCCGTTCGGGTCGGAAACGGATCTGGCCACGGCCGTGCCCGACGACGTCTTCGAGCGCTATCTCGACGCGCTCGCCGAGTTCCGGGGCGATGTCGCCGGGGCACCAGAGCGGCGCATCGTCTACACGCCGCTGCATGGAGTCGGCGGGAAGTACGTGGTGGCGGCGCTCGCCCGCTTCGGGCACCGGAACGTCTTGCCCGTGGCGGAGCAGTTCGAACCGGACGGCCGGTTCCCAACGGTTGCCTTCCCGAATCCGGAGGAGCCGGGGGCCCTCGACCTGGCACTCGAGCTCGCCGCCGAACGCCGGGCCGATCTCGTCCTGGCGAACGATCCCGACACAGACCGGCTGGCGGTGGCCGTCCCCGACGGAGATGGCGGGTTCCGTCCCCTCACCGGCAACCAGGTCGGCGCGCTGCTCGCCGACCACATCCTCCATCGGACCCGGGAACCGCACCCACTGGTGATCAACAGCATCGTGTCGACGCCGCTGCTCGAGTTGATCGCTCGCCACCACGACGCCGCCTACACGACGACGCTCACCGGCTTCAAGTGGATCTGGAACGCCGCCCTCGAAATGGAGGCGGAGGGAGCCGGTCGGTTCGTGTTCGGTTTCGAGGAGGCGCTGGGCTACTCGGTCGGCAGGATCGTCCGCGACAAGGACGGCATCTCCGCCGCCGTCGTGTTCGCAGACATGGCGGCCGCGGCAGCCGCCGAGGGCAGATCCGTGCTCGACGAGTTGGCCCGCATCTACGGGGAGCACGGCCTGTGGGTGAGCACCCAGCTGAGCATCCTCCGCCAGGGCCCTCGAGGAGCCGCCGAGATCGGGGCAGCCCTCGACCGGCTGCGGGCGACGCCGCCCGAACGCCTCGGCGGCCACCGGGTCACCGGGATCGCCGACTATTCCGTCGGAGCAGAGGAGCGCCCCCGCTGGCTGGCTGCGACGGACCTGCTCGTCATGACGCTGGGCGGCGGAGGCCGGGCACTCGTGCGTCCGAGCGGCACCGAGCCGAAGCTCAAGATCTACGTCGATCTCAACGAGACGGTCGGCCCCGCTGAGGCGATGGCGGCGGAGCCGGCGCTGCGTCGCAGGGCCGACGATCTGGCGAGGGCGGTTGCCGAAGCGCTGCAGTTCGCTTGATGCGCCCCGCGCCCTGCCAGGCTCGGTCGGGCTGAGAGGCTGCGATAATGGGCAGGCGAACGCAACCGACACCACGGAGTCGACATGGACATCGAGAAGCTGCTCGGAGGCGAAGCTCACGACCTCCTCACTCACGAGTCGAAGGGCATCCCCAAGGAGGACCTCCACTTGCCGGGGCCCGACTTCATCGATCGGGTCTTCGTGCAGACGGACAGAAGCCCCCAGGTGCTCCGCAACCTGGCGGCGCTGTTCGGCACCGGGAGGCTGGCCGGAACCGGGTACGTCTCGATCCTCCCGGTCGACCAAGGCATCGAGCACTCGGCGGCGGCTTCCTTCGCGCCGAACCCCCGCTACTTCGACCCGCAAAACATCGTCGAGCTGGCCATCGATGCCGGCTGCAACGCGGTCGCCTCCACGTTCGGCGTGCTCGCCTCGTGCTCGAGGAGGTTCGCGCACCGCATCCCGTTCATCGTCAAGATGAACCACAACGAGCTTCTGTCGTACCCGAACCGGTACGACCAGGTGATGTTCGGCTCGGTCGACCAGGCGTTCGACCTCGGCGCAGCGGCAGTCGGTGCAACCATCTACTTCGGGTC
Protein-coding regions in this window:
- the moaA gene encoding GTP 3',8-cyclase MoaA, encoding MPLLDTLDRPVRDLRISVTDRCNFRCTYCMPKEVFNREYQFLARDMLLTFEEIARLTRIFAGHGVEKVRITGGEPLMRRGLPDLVGQLTRIESIRDLTLTTNGSLLARDAAGLAAAGLDRVTVSLDSLDDEIFMAMNDVGFPASRVLEGIDAAAAAGLAPVKVNMVVKRGVNSESVVGMADHFRGSGHILRFIEYMDVGHTNGWRLDDVVPAREIIETIGSKWPLDPVDPSYRGEVADRYRYRDGAGEIGVISSVTSPFCGDCTRARLSAEGKLYTCLFATAGTDLRDPLRAGASDDELDAIVAGVWTKRADRYSEIRSEATIALPKVEMSYIGG
- the folE gene encoding GTP cyclohydrolase I FolE, with product MRLAPPHTARGGDDWDTHTDVYAPKFESLVYQQLLELGEDPEREGLARTPQRVAKALDYLTSGYSTSLEDVVNGAIFDAEGAEEMVLVKDIEFYSMCEHHMLPFFGKAAVAYLPNGKIIGLSKLARIVDLFARRLQVQERMTNQVAEAVDEILAPHGVAVVVEGAHFCMMMRGVQKQESSTVTSAMLGTFKSDARTRSEVLQLIQR
- the folB gene encoding dihydroneopterin aldolase, coding for MDRIHIEDLEITGIIGINPAERVTPQTIRVNVTMEVDTAAAAKSDDIADAVNYRTVAKAIIAHVEGGTPMLVERLVQEIADICLATDSRVASVEVKVEKPGAVRNARSVGITIHRRR
- a CDS encoding phospho-sugar mutase produces the protein MSRTTDLEAAVRGWTAADPDPATRAELDGLLEAGHFDELADRMAGTLEFGTAGLRGRVEAGSNRMNRAVVITATRGLARYLLDRRDEPLVVVGRDARLSSERFMTDTVGVLAAAGVRVRYFPEPVPTPIVAFAAKLLGAEAAVVITASHNPPQDNGYKVYDANFAQIVPPVDSDIAAAIASVGAASDVPSIRDPFGSETDLATAVPDDVFERYLDALAEFRGDVAGAPERRIVYTPLHGVGGKYVVAALARFGHRNVLPVAEQFEPDGRFPTVAFPNPEEPGALDLALELAAERRADLVLANDPDTDRLAVAVPDGDGGFRPLTGNQVGALLADHILHRTREPHPLVINSIVSTPLLELIARHHDAAYTTTLTGFKWIWNAALEMEAEGAGRFVFGFEEALGYSVGRIVRDKDGISAAVVFADMAAAAAAEGRSVLDELARIYGEHGLWVSTQLSILRQGPRGAAEIGAALDRLRATPPERLGGHRVTGIADYSVGAEERPRWLAATDLLVMTLGGGGRALVRPSGTEPKLKIYVDLNETVGPAEAMAAEPALRRRADDLARAVAEALQFA